A window of Mixophyes fleayi isolate aMixFle1 chromosome 10, aMixFle1.hap1, whole genome shotgun sequence contains these coding sequences:
- the C10H11orf96 gene encoding uncharacterized protein C11orf96 homolog, with the protein MSSVVMSAKQVESLGICSSYQAVMPHYSGATEEYPQPIQPRTLRGKGKLRRPRQSRFKTQPVTFDEIQEVEEEGVSPTEEEKARKSFLQSLESLRRSSHNMHLQREKLGSCKLRHSLDSSDSDSTL; encoded by the coding sequence ATGTCTTCAGTCGTCATGTCTGCCAAGCAGGTAGAGTCCTTGGGCATCTGCTCCAGTTACCAGGCAGTGATGCCCCACTACAGCGGGGCAACTGAGGAATACCCACAGCCCATTCAACCCAGGACCCTGAGGGGCAAGGGCAAACTGAGGAGACCCCGGCAGAGCAGGTTCAAGACCCAACCTGTCACCTTTGATGAGAtccaggaggtggaggaggaagggGTGTCCCCCACTGAGGAGGAGAAAGCCAGAAAGTCTTTCCTGCAGTCCCTGGAGAGTCTCCGGAGGAGCTCCCACAATATGCACCTCCAGAGAGAGAAACTTGGCAGCTGCAAGCTCCGCCATAGCCTGGACTCCAGCGACTCGGACTCCACACTGTGA